From the Jilunia laotingensis genome, the window AATAGAAAAAAACGCCCCTTTAAAAAGGGATTTTTTAAGAGAAGCACACCTCTTTTGATAACAAAAAAAGCATTGGATGATGATTATTAATACCTAACCCGTTGGATATGGTTACTTCATACGCTGGATATGATTACTTCACATGATGAATATGGTTACTTGATCCGATAGATATGGCTATTTCAAACGAAAAATAAGGTAATTTCAAGTATAAATCAGCATCATTTTACTCTTCTTAACCATTAGGGTATCCCAATGCGTAGCTATACGGTTCTGCTAAGAAAAGTTGCCCGTCAGCAGAAGAAGAGGAAATAGAACAGACTATCATCCTATTAGCCGTTTCGCCTGACAAATTGATTTTATCAAAAGAGGCTACTGCTTTGCAAAACGTCCGTTTGCTTTCGCTTTTTGAAGCCACTCCGGCACAATCTCCTTCAGGAATTTATCTTTAGCTACCTTTTCAGCAGGAATATCCAAACCGATATATCGCTGCGCCTTTTCCTTTGTTGAAATGTCCGGAAGCTGAACATCCTCCGTATATCCACGTGATTGTAAGACCTTGTTAATAGCCATACGTGCCTGAAATGCCCGGTTCAGCCCATGCCCTAACACACGCATGGTTTCCTGCGGAGCATGAAAAGAACTACCATGAGACGCTACACAAAAATCCCATCGCCATTGTGCCTGGCGGATTAATTTCAACGCTTCCTTCATCTCGTCCTCGTTAGCTCCCTGTTCCCAAGCAAACTTAGCTTCGATATGTGCTTTTACCAATTCATTTTCTAATAGAACGCGCAACTCGTTGGCCTTTTGTTGACGCTCATATACGTTGTTGCAAAGTGCCTCTTTACTATCCCGATGGCAAGTCTGGCAAGTGCGTTCAACCACTGCCAACGGATTCTGAATATGATGATCGCTATACTTCACGCCTCCTTCCTTATCATAGGGCATATGACAATCGGCACAGGAGACACCCCGTTGGGCATGTATGCCCATTCGATAGATTTCATAATCCGGATGTTGAGCTTTCAATAGCGGGGCTCGACTCAACTTATGAATATTGTCGGTAAATTCAGCTTCATCGTAATACTGTTCGATGGCTTCGACCGTCAAACCTTTATCCCAAGGAAAAGTTACGTACTTTTTATCCCCTTTGAAGAAATATTCCGCATGGCATTGGGCGCATACAAGCGAACGCATCTCCTGTGGTGTCGCCCGGGTTATATCTTTGCCTTGACGGAGAAAAGCCTCGACAAGTGCCGGACGACTGATATGTAGTTCCATATTTTCCGGTTCATGGCAGTCGGCACACCCCACCGGATTTACAATCTCACTGCCCCATGCAGACCACTTATTATTATAGAAAGAATCCACACCGATAGTTTCCATCAGACGAGGTACATCGGGGCTTTTACATACCCAGCAACTTGCTGACTGGATGTCCTCAGCGGTACTCATGGGTGCCCCGGTACGCAGGGAATGAACGACATCTTCCAAAGCATACATATGCCCGCGCGGAGTTGAATAGTCTTTTGAAAAAGCACAGCCTGCCCATAAAATGGCCATCTGCGGATGCTGTGCCAATTCATCTATCGCAATATTTCCTTTGAACTCAGTACGATAATCGGTAGCTGTCGTATCCACCCATGTTTGGTATTCACGTGGATAGTTTTCACCAAAGATAGGGCTACGAGACTCTATGCCGGTTATCTCGACCTTTTTGTTGTAAATGACATCCGCTACTTCTGCCTTCCGTTCCATCAAAGATGAAATAATCACTCCCAATACAAAGAGAAGAGTCATTGCTCCTCCGAACAATAACCAGCTTTGCCAAGATTTCAGTTTGTTTTCCATTGTTTGTTTTTCTTTCAATATCTTCCTTTACCGCATCAAATCACATTTGCCAAAGATAAAATAACCGCAAAACGACTCCCTTTCCCTAGTTCGGACTGAACCTCGATACGTCCTGCCAACCGTTCGATAATCACTTTACAAATAGAAAGCCCCAAACCGCTGCCTTGCTCAAATTCATCGGTCTTATAAAAACGGTCAAAAATCATCATAAGTTCTTTTTCATCAATTCCCTTGCCGGTATCTTTTACATAGACACAAACTTCTTGTTGTTCTTTGTCTACCTGGCATCCCAGTACAATCTCCCCATCCTTGGTAAATTTATTGGCATTATTCAAGAAATTAGAAATGACCTGCATGAAACGGAAACGGTCGATACTAACGAAGATAGGGGTAGCCTCATCCATTTCCAAATGAAAATTCAAGGCAGGTTGAATCAATCTCTGGTAGGTCATATAAATCTCCTTGATTATCTCTGTCAAGTCACATTCCTCTATTGCAAAGGACATATTGTCAGAATCCAGACGAGAAATTTCCAGCACATCATTGACAAGTTTCAAGAGTAGTTCGTTGTTGTGATTGACAAGCTCGACCATGCTTGCCCTTTCTTCAGGATCGATCTCTTCTGCACCTTCTCCCAATAATAAATTAGTGAACCCTACGATCGCATTGAGTGGTGTTCGGATCTCATGACTCATGTTATTGAGGAAAGATTGTTTCAATTCTGCTTTCTCGGCTATCTGTTTTGCCAGGATCAGTTGCTGTTCACGTTCCACCTGTTCCTGAATGTTCTGCATGATTCCTGCCAACATTATCTTTCCTTCAGCATCTTTCAGACTGTTGCACCGAAGTTCAAACCATTGGAACTCTTCCGGTTTCCCATTGAATGAGAAACGTACACGCTGTATTTTCATGCCTGACACCTGATGCAGCGTTTCATAAAACGAACGCAACAACGGCATATCCTCCGGATGTGCAAGCTTCAGAATTTCTTCTTTCGTAAACCTCTTTTGTTTCAAGCCTACCAGATGGGTATAATTATCGTCAAACTCAATAATATCATCTTGAATATTCCAAAGCGAAATCTGTCCCCCATCCATAGAAAGACTCAACTTCTTATGAGCATCTTCGAGCATCTGAAGGTTTTTACGTTCTATCAAAGAACGACGATGCGTGCGTAACAAACTGGTCAAAACAAATATGAAAGTGACAACGAACAATGCTCCTAACAGATAAAAGTACCCTCGGTATTGGTCAATATACGGATAGTTAATGATTCGGACATTCTTCGGCACATTGTTGATATCTTCTCCATACTCAGAAAAATAGCTCCAGTCCAATACATATTCTTTCTCCAAATCTCTTATCTTAGGCATACCTACTTTCTCATTATTCAACAGACGTAAAGCAAGACCGGCAACAGCTTTTGCAGAAATCTCATTTGTTGCCATGTAACCACCAACAATCTTTGCTTTCTCCCCAAATCCTTCACGAATACAACTAAAAGACGGAATGTTCAAAGCATTCGCTATCGGAATCGACATCATATCGAATTTATCCAATAAGAATACTTGATTTTCTTGTTCACGCCTCGATCTTTCCAGCATAACCAACAATGAAGCACCCTTTACATACCGGAAAGGACAAAGACAAATAGTAAATTCATCCTTTTTCAAACCATTGTTTGACAAACCGGGCATCAAATTGAAATATTCAATCATTTCCTTTAACCTCTCATATTCAAGTTCTTGCATAAATGCTTTCTGATAACCCAAGATTCTTACATTCCGTCTATCGGCCACTCGGGTGAGCAAATCAAAGGACTTATGTCCCAAAATGGTCATGTCTATGTTATATATAATCTCCAAATTGGTATGTGGGTACAACGTTTGGATAAAATCCATATTACGCTTCAAATCGGGAGTATCACGCAAAACATAAACTTTCATCAAATCATATTCTCCTATTAACTTTTCATCCGGGAAATTTACATTACAAGCTATCAAAGGAAGGGAGGATAATAATTTGTGACGAGTAGATAATAAAGAATAGGTCGCTTGGTCACCTACCGTCAGAATAATATCCACAGATTTATTGTTAAGCAACTCAAGGTATTTTCTGATATGTTCTATTTCTTCTGCTGCATTAAGACGATTACAATCAAGATAGAACCGGTCAAATTCAACTTCAATTCCCAGTTTCCTAAATTCCTGATACAACAGTTCCTCAAAGTTTCCGTTACCTTTTTCGTTTTTAGAAATGGAGTAGACAATGGAGATGCGTTTAACTGCCAAATTATTAGTGACATTCAACTGCTTATAATTTAATCCACTAATAAAAGCAAATAGTAAGATAATAAAAATTAAAGCATATTTACACTTAAAGCAACCTTTCCCCATGTTCATTATTAACATCAAGCAAAAATAGCATAAATTCAGCAAAACAGAACAGTTTAATTTAAATTATTTCCAGTTGTAGGTCAGATACTTGTTTTAAATGTAGGATAATATTCGTTTTTGATAATTTGTGGATGTATATAATGGAAATATTGAGTAGATGGCATTTCAAAAAAGGTGCATCAACTTCACGCTGATACACCTTCATAATTATGATTACAATAAGATAATCAAGTGTTATAACTGACTGATATCTTCAAGAGTAAGTCCCGTATATTTTACTATCGTATCGATCGGCAGACCATCCATCTTCATTTTTTGAGCAATTTCCAGTTGCTTTTGTCTTTCACCTTCTTCTTTTCCCTCTTCTCTTCCTTCAAGTCGGCCTTCAAGCCGGCCTTCAAGTCTACCTTCCAATTTCGCAGAATCCAATACATCATTCTGAATCATGATCGCATTGATATGCTCATCATATGCATGCTTTTCGGCAGCGTCCATATTGTAATATTTCAATTTCTCACGCGCTTCTTCCAAGCCTGGAGCCGTAGCATCAGGTTTAATAATACCTGTTTTAAGATACTGTATCCACTCTTCAAGAGGAGTAGTAGCTACCTTATTGAATTCATTGACTCGAATAAGAAAATAATCCGGAAATATTTCAGCAGGAAGTTTGGGAACAAGAGCATCTTGTTGTTTCGTATTAATCACTAACCGATCATGAGTATGTACACCTATAAAATGGTTCTGTCCATGATAGAGGTAATCATCTCCTCTGCCGATATCAAAGTACAGTATGCTGATGGAATATATTTTTTTCACTTCCTGATAGCTACAGCCCAAACTAATATGCTCGGTGATCGCTTTCGCTACACCATAGAGAATACGTTCCAAATAATACAATTCGCGTGTGTTCTGCACCTCAATGATGACAATTTCACCCTTACTGTTCTTAGCTCTAATGTCAACCCGGTTGAACTTGTCTTCAGCAGAAAGCTGGTTACCTTCACTCTCCAATATTTCTACAATACGGATTTGTTCTCCAATGAGTACGGTAAGAAATCCTTCGAGTACTCCAAAATTGGCTTTATCCCTTAACAGGCGCTTAACTGCCCAATCGAAACGAATATATTGGTCTTTATTCTCCATAACTGCTTCATTACTGATTTACAATGACAAAGTTAAGAATTATCCCGGTATTCTCCAATTAAAGGAAACAATTCATTTCATTTTGTTTGAAAGTTGTGCATGCATAATCCACTCCGGACAAGAATATTTCTGACATTTCAAGTGTTCTATAGCTTCCACATCTTCACGACTAAAATGATAGATCCGGTTTGCCCCCTCTTCGTCATCCAAAAAATAGCGGAATACAAGCCGGGCAAACCTTCTGATATCCTGCTCAGCATCCATATATCGGGAAATGTTAGTGACCGCACTCCGAACAGAAGGTACGGCACGTACTTTACGCCTGTTAGAAAGCATATTATCTATACCTCCTTTTCCTTGGAGTGCAATTTCTAATGCCAAAAGATCCGTATCAAACAGTAGGGTGCAATGATACAAGATACGATTCTTATGTATAAACTGGGCACTCCCCGATATTTTCTCATTACCTATATAAATACCCAAACGTTGGTCTGTATAAGTTGTTAGCCCTACAGCCGTCAGACAATCCACCGTTTGTTGCAGGTAATTTTCAAAATTGGGTTGTGCATCTGTACCTATAAATGTAAGGTTTACATTACCGGAATCATGATACACAGCTCCTCCTCCCGAAAAACGGCGAGCCAGATGAATATGATGTTGCTTAACATACTCCATATTCACCTCCGCCTCTACACTCTGATGTTTGCCGACAACCACCGAAGGAACGGATTGCCAAAGCATAAAGAAATTATCCCCTTTCTGTTTCAGCAAATACTCTTCTGCTGCCAGATTAAAATAAATATCCGTACAACGATTGTCAATACAAAACATTACGCAAAGAGAGTTTCATGGAATATTTCCCCTACTGTAGGATGAGGAAATACGCTTTTCTTAAACTCCTCCACAGTATAACCGTGTTCAATGGCTATACCTGCTATAACAATCAGTTCCGAAGATGGATTTCCCAATAAGTGACAGCCGATAACACAATCATACTCATTTAAAATCAATTTGCAAAGCCCGCTTCCATGTTCATTTTCAGCAACGAACCGTCCCGAATAAGCCATAGGTAGTTTTTGTACATGATAGGAAATACCGGCAGCTGCTAATTCTTCTTCCGTCTTTCCAACTCCAGCCAATTCAGGATTGGTATAAACCACACCAGGAATATAGTTATAATCCATACGATCATCAACACCCAGAATATGGTTGATAGCAACTTCACTCTCACGTATTGCTGTATGTGCAAGCATTGAATATCCGGTAATATCACCACACGCATATACCCGTGGATGTGAAGTTTGCATATGTTCGTCCACTTTCACACCATTGCGCAACAATTCAATATTCAATTTATCCAAACCAACTTGCCCCAAATTCGCTTTTCTTCCAACACTCACCAGAATTTTATCAGCTTCGATGACAGAGGATTTCCCGTCTTTTTCGACTGTTACTCCTTTGTTGCTAACTTCAGTGACCTTCGTATTCAGATAAAATTTAACTCCACGTTTGGCATACTCCGAACGGAGCATCGCACTGGTTTCTTTATCCATTGCACCCAAAATCTCAGGCATCATCTCAATAACATGCACTTGCACTCC encodes:
- the nrfA gene encoding ammonia-forming cytochrome c nitrite reductase, yielding MENKLKSWQSWLLFGGAMTLLFVLGVIISSLMERKAEVADVIYNKKVEITGIESRSPIFGENYPREYQTWVDTTATDYRTEFKGNIAIDELAQHPQMAILWAGCAFSKDYSTPRGHMYALEDVVHSLRTGAPMSTAEDIQSASCWVCKSPDVPRLMETIGVDSFYNNKWSAWGSEIVNPVGCADCHEPENMELHISRPALVEAFLRQGKDITRATPQEMRSLVCAQCHAEYFFKGDKKYVTFPWDKGLTVEAIEQYYDEAEFTDNIHKLSRAPLLKAQHPDYEIYRMGIHAQRGVSCADCHMPYDKEGGVKYSDHHIQNPLAVVERTCQTCHRDSKEALCNNVYERQQKANELRVLLENELVKAHIEAKFAWEQGANEDEMKEALKLIRQAQWRWDFCVASHGSSFHAPQETMRVLGHGLNRAFQARMAINKVLQSRGYTEDVQLPDISTKEKAQRYIGLDIPAEKVAKDKFLKEIVPEWLQKAKANGRFAKQ
- a CDS encoding sensor histidine kinase; this encodes MGKGCFKCKYALIFIILLFAFISGLNYKQLNVTNNLAVKRISIVYSISKNEKGNGNFEELLYQEFRKLGIEVEFDRFYLDCNRLNAAEEIEHIRKYLELLNNKSVDIILTVGDQATYSLLSTRHKLLSSLPLIACNVNFPDEKLIGEYDLMKVYVLRDTPDLKRNMDFIQTLYPHTNLEIIYNIDMTILGHKSFDLLTRVADRRNVRILGYQKAFMQELEYERLKEMIEYFNLMPGLSNNGLKKDEFTICLCPFRYVKGASLLVMLERSRREQENQVFLLDKFDMMSIPIANALNIPSFSCIREGFGEKAKIVGGYMATNEISAKAVAGLALRLLNNEKVGMPKIRDLEKEYVLDWSYFSEYGEDINNVPKNVRIINYPYIDQYRGYFYLLGALFVVTFIFVLTSLLRTHRRSLIERKNLQMLEDAHKKLSLSMDGGQISLWNIQDDIIEFDDNYTHLVGLKQKRFTKEEILKLAHPEDMPLLRSFYETLHQVSGMKIQRVRFSFNGKPEEFQWFELRCNSLKDAEGKIMLAGIMQNIQEQVEREQQLILAKQIAEKAELKQSFLNNMSHEIRTPLNAIVGFTNLLLGEGAEEIDPEERASMVELVNHNNELLLKLVNDVLEISRLDSDNMSFAIEECDLTEIIKEIYMTYQRLIQPALNFHLEMDEATPIFVSIDRFRFMQVISNFLNNANKFTKDGEIVLGCQVDKEQQEVCVYVKDTGKGIDEKELMMIFDRFYKTDEFEQGSGLGLSICKVIIERLAGRIEVQSELGKGSRFAVILSLANVI
- a CDS encoding Rpn family recombination-promoting nuclease/putative transposase, with translation MENKDQYIRFDWAVKRLLRDKANFGVLEGFLTVLIGEQIRIVEILESEGNQLSAEDKFNRVDIRAKNSKGEIVIIEVQNTRELYYLERILYGVAKAITEHISLGCSYQEVKKIYSISILYFDIGRGDDYLYHGQNHFIGVHTHDRLVINTKQQDALVPKLPAEIFPDYFLIRVNEFNKVATTPLEEWIQYLKTGIIKPDATAPGLEEAREKLKYYNMDAAEKHAYDEHINAIMIQNDVLDSAKLEGRLEGRLEGRLEGREEGKEEGERQKQLEIAQKMKMDGLPIDTIVKYTGLTLEDISQL
- a CDS encoding lipoate--protein ligase family protein, translating into MFCIDNRCTDIYFNLAAEEYLLKQKGDNFFMLWQSVPSVVVGKHQSVEAEVNMEYVKQHHIHLARRFSGGGAVYHDSGNVNLTFIGTDAQPNFENYLQQTVDCLTAVGLTTYTDQRLGIYIGNEKISGSAQFIHKNRILYHCTLLFDTDLLALEIALQGKGGIDNMLSNRRKVRAVPSVRSAVTNISRYMDAEQDIRRFARLVFRYFLDDEEGANRIYHFSREDVEAIEHLKCQKYSCPEWIMHAQLSNKMK
- the lpdA gene encoding dihydrolipoyl dehydrogenase, with the translated sequence MKFDIAIIGGGPAGYTAAERAGSNGLRTILFEKKAIGGVCLNEGCIPTKTLLYSAKTLDNIKGASKYGISVTSEPMFDMEKIINRKNKTVKMLTGGVKMTVNSYGVTVVEKEAVIVGEKNGLIQVACDGDTYEVTYLMVCTGSDTVIPPIKGLPDTDYWTSKEALESVALPKSLAVIGGGVIGMEFASFFNSMGVQVHVIEMMPEILGAMDKETSAMLRSEYAKRGVKFYLNTKVTEVSNKGVTVEKDGKSSVIEADKILVSVGRKANLGQVGLDKLNIELLRNGVKVDEHMQTSHPRVYACGDITGYSMLAHTAIRESEVAINHILGVDDRMDYNYIPGVVYTNPELAGVGKTEEELAAAGISYHVQKLPMAYSGRFVAENEHGSGLCKLILNEYDCVIGCHLLGNPSSELIVIAGIAIEHGYTVEEFKKSVFPHPTVGEIFHETLFA